A region from the Rosa rugosa chromosome 6, drRosRugo1.1, whole genome shotgun sequence genome encodes:
- the LOC133713430 gene encoding uncharacterized protein LOC133713430 has product MGWKAAEKLIRHWKVLRGDNVMIIRGKDKGETGVIKRVIRSQNRVIVEGKNLVKKHIKQGQGHEGGIFTVEAPLHASNVQVTDPVTGRPCKVGVKYLEDGTKVRVARGTGASGSIIPRPEILKIRATPRPTVVGPKDTPMNLVLEKTYDAKTGKGMPEL; this is encoded by the exons ATGGGTTGGAAAGCAGCTGAGAAACTTATTAGGCACTGGAAGGTTCTTAGAGGAGACAAT GTGATGATCATAAGAGGCAAAGACAAGGGTGAGACAGGTGTCATTAAGCGAGTCATTCGCTCACAGAATCGTGTAATTGTGGAGGGCAAAAATCTG GTAAAGAAACAtatcaagcaaggccaaggtcACGAAGGCGGGATATTTACTGTTGAAGCCCCTCTTCATGCCTCAAATGTGCAAGTAACAGATCCAGTAACAGG GAGGCCTTGTAAGGTTGGGGTTAAATATCTTGAGGATGGAACAAAAGTTAGAGTAGCAAGAGGCACAGGAGCATCGGGATCTATAATCCCTCGTCCTGAGATCTTGAAGATAAGAGCTACCCCAAGACCTACCGTTG TTGGTCCAAAGGATACTCCTATGAATCTTGTGTTAGAGAAGACGTATGATGCCAAAACAGGGAAGGGCATGCCTGAACTTTGA
- the LOC133715959 gene encoding pentatricopeptide repeat-containing protein At2g19280 isoform X1 — translation MKVLSWMIRNVAATRLKLKPIMFRKSTIRPLSSISISSNQTADDDDDEMKRIMLILAKRPWILGCQNGYNVYRNQFNVIQILNYLFEESLDANLALYFFKWSECCAASKHTVWTVCRMVHILVSGNLNHRAVDLLLRLVRNHAEEETSSLLLEVLYGTHSERRVLETVCSMLVDQYIKEGMVNVALNVTYEMKHLNIFPSGGVCNTLLRALLESNQLDFAWDFLEVMQTRGLGLNSSIISLFIHKYCSEGDLGSGFKLLVEMKKYGIQPDVVSYTIVIHSLCKMSYLKEATTLLFKMTQLGISPDSILISSVIDGHCQLRQTAAAIKILKIYRPPLNIFLYNSFTSKLCTDGNMFEASELFLEMSEFGLLPDCVCYSTIIGGYCKVKDMNRAFLYFGKMLKSGITPSATTYTLLIDAYCKSGDIEMAEDMFQAMLSEGLLPDIVTYNTLMDGFGRKGHLQKVFGVLDMMNSSNVSPDVVTYNTLIHSLATRGFANEAKQIMFELIKRGFSLDVAAFTNVIDGFSKKGNFEEVFFVWFCMSEHEVKPDVVTCSALLNGYCKKHQMEQANVLFRKMLDIGLHPDLILYNTLIRGFCSVGSIDDACNLICMMVENGILPNNITHRALVLGFGKKRVRNPVLVAALKLQEILLRYGIHADFDEYLIPESCTHFGASLANQSVD, via the exons ATGAAGGTGTTGTCGTGGATGATTAGAAACGTGGCTGCTACTCGCTTGAAGTTGAAGCCCATCATGTTCAGAAAAAGTACAATCAGACCTCTTTCTTCCATCTCTATCTCAAG TAACCAGACagcagatgatgatgatgatgaaatgaaaagaaTCATGTTAATACTCGCGAAACGTCCGTGGATTCTTGGTTGTCAAAATGGGTATAATGTCTATCGGAACCAGTTCAATGTAATACAGATTTTGAACTATTTGTTTGAGGAGAGTTTGGATGCTAATCTTGCTTTATACTTTTTCAAGTGGTCAGAATGTTGCGCCGCATCAAAGCATACAGTTTGGACTGTATGTCGAATGGTACATATTTTGGTTTCTGGGAACTTGAATCACAGAGCAGTGGACCTGCTACTGCGTCTTGTGAGAAATCATGCTGAAGAGGAGACAAGTAGTTTGTTACTAGAAGTTCTTTATGGAACCCACAGCGAAAGAAGGGTTTTAGAAACTGTGTGTAGCATGCTAGTCGATCAGTATATTAAGGAAGGCATGGTGAACGTGGCTCTGAATGTCACATATGAAATGAAGCACCTAAACATTTTTCCTTCTGGTGGAGTTTGCAACACTCTGCTACGAGCATTATTGGAATCAAACCAGTTGGACTTTGCATGGGATTTCTTGGAAGTTATGCAGACAAGAGGACTGGGTTTGAATTCTTCTATCATAAGTCTCTTCATTCATAAGTACTGTAGTGAGGGTGATCTGGGAAGTGGTTTCAAGTTGCTTGTTGAAATGAAGAAGTATGGGATTCAACCTGATGTTGTTTCATATACAATTGTTATTCATTCCCTTTGCAAGATGTCTTATTTGAAAGAAGCCACTACTTTATTGTTTAAGATGACTCAGTTGGGTATCTCTCCTGATTCGATCTTGATTAGTTCAGTTATTGATGGCCACTGCCAGTTGAGACAAACAGCGGCTGCAATTAAGATACTGAAGATCTACCGTCCTCCCCTTAATATTTTTTTGTACAATAGCTTTACTTCAAAGCTATGTACAGATGGCAACATGTTTGAAGCTTCTGAACTTTTTCTTGAGATGTCTGAGTTTGGCTTGCTCCCAGATTGTGTCTGTTATTCAACCATTATAGGGGGCTACTGCAAAGTGAAAGACATGAATAGAGCTTTTCTGTATTTTGGGAAAATGTTGAAAAGCGGAATTACACCATCTGCTACCACATACACGTTGCTCATCGATGCTTACTGCAAGTCTGGAGATATAGAAATGGCCGAAGATATGTTTCAAGCAATGCTTTCAGAGGGTCTACTACCTGATATTGTGACTTACAACACTTTAATGGATGGCTTCGGAAGGAAGGGACACTTACAAAAGGTTTTTGGGGTCTTAGATATGATGAATTCTTCTAATGTTTCCCCTGATGTTGTTACATATAACACTCTCATTCATAGTCTTGCCACAAGAGGATTTGCCAATGAGGCAAAACAAATCATGTTTGAACTTATCAAAAGGGGTTTCTCCCTGGATGTAGCAGCGTTCACTAATGTTATAGACGGGTTTTCAAAGAAGGGGAACTTTGAGGAAGTCTTTTTTGTGTGGTTCTGCATGAGTGAGCATGAGGTCAAACCCGATGTAGTGACATGCAGTGCCCTTCTCAATGGATACTGTAAGAAACATCAAATGGAACAAGCCAATGTTTTATTTCGCAAGATGCTTGATATTGGATTACATCCAGACCTGATACTGTATAACACTTTGATTCGTGGATTTTGCAGTGTTGGAAGCATTGATGATGCTTGCAACTTGATATGTATGATGGTTGAAAATGGTATCCTTCCCAATAACATTACTCACCGGGCACTTGTCCTTGGGTTCGGAAAAAAGAGGGTTAGGAATCCTGTTTTAGTGGCAGCTCTTAAATTGCAAGAAATTCTTCTCAGATATGGTATTCATGCTGATTTTGATGAATATTTAATACCAGAAAGCTGCACCCATTTTGGAGCATCTTTAGCAAATCAATCTGTAGATTGA
- the LOC133715959 gene encoding pentatricopeptide repeat-containing protein At2g19280 isoform X2, with the protein MVHILVSGNLNHRAVDLLLRLVRNHAEEETSSLLLEVLYGTHSERRVLETVCSMLVDQYIKEGMVNVALNVTYEMKHLNIFPSGGVCNTLLRALLESNQLDFAWDFLEVMQTRGLGLNSSIISLFIHKYCSEGDLGSGFKLLVEMKKYGIQPDVVSYTIVIHSLCKMSYLKEATTLLFKMTQLGISPDSILISSVIDGHCQLRQTAAAIKILKIYRPPLNIFLYNSFTSKLCTDGNMFEASELFLEMSEFGLLPDCVCYSTIIGGYCKVKDMNRAFLYFGKMLKSGITPSATTYTLLIDAYCKSGDIEMAEDMFQAMLSEGLLPDIVTYNTLMDGFGRKGHLQKVFGVLDMMNSSNVSPDVVTYNTLIHSLATRGFANEAKQIMFELIKRGFSLDVAAFTNVIDGFSKKGNFEEVFFVWFCMSEHEVKPDVVTCSALLNGYCKKHQMEQANVLFRKMLDIGLHPDLILYNTLIRGFCSVGSIDDACNLICMMVENGILPNNITHRALVLGFGKKRVRNPVLVAALKLQEILLRYGIHADFDEYLIPESCTHFGASLANQSVD; encoded by the coding sequence ATGGTACATATTTTGGTTTCTGGGAACTTGAATCACAGAGCAGTGGACCTGCTACTGCGTCTTGTGAGAAATCATGCTGAAGAGGAGACAAGTAGTTTGTTACTAGAAGTTCTTTATGGAACCCACAGCGAAAGAAGGGTTTTAGAAACTGTGTGTAGCATGCTAGTCGATCAGTATATTAAGGAAGGCATGGTGAACGTGGCTCTGAATGTCACATATGAAATGAAGCACCTAAACATTTTTCCTTCTGGTGGAGTTTGCAACACTCTGCTACGAGCATTATTGGAATCAAACCAGTTGGACTTTGCATGGGATTTCTTGGAAGTTATGCAGACAAGAGGACTGGGTTTGAATTCTTCTATCATAAGTCTCTTCATTCATAAGTACTGTAGTGAGGGTGATCTGGGAAGTGGTTTCAAGTTGCTTGTTGAAATGAAGAAGTATGGGATTCAACCTGATGTTGTTTCATATACAATTGTTATTCATTCCCTTTGCAAGATGTCTTATTTGAAAGAAGCCACTACTTTATTGTTTAAGATGACTCAGTTGGGTATCTCTCCTGATTCGATCTTGATTAGTTCAGTTATTGATGGCCACTGCCAGTTGAGACAAACAGCGGCTGCAATTAAGATACTGAAGATCTACCGTCCTCCCCTTAATATTTTTTTGTACAATAGCTTTACTTCAAAGCTATGTACAGATGGCAACATGTTTGAAGCTTCTGAACTTTTTCTTGAGATGTCTGAGTTTGGCTTGCTCCCAGATTGTGTCTGTTATTCAACCATTATAGGGGGCTACTGCAAAGTGAAAGACATGAATAGAGCTTTTCTGTATTTTGGGAAAATGTTGAAAAGCGGAATTACACCATCTGCTACCACATACACGTTGCTCATCGATGCTTACTGCAAGTCTGGAGATATAGAAATGGCCGAAGATATGTTTCAAGCAATGCTTTCAGAGGGTCTACTACCTGATATTGTGACTTACAACACTTTAATGGATGGCTTCGGAAGGAAGGGACACTTACAAAAGGTTTTTGGGGTCTTAGATATGATGAATTCTTCTAATGTTTCCCCTGATGTTGTTACATATAACACTCTCATTCATAGTCTTGCCACAAGAGGATTTGCCAATGAGGCAAAACAAATCATGTTTGAACTTATCAAAAGGGGTTTCTCCCTGGATGTAGCAGCGTTCACTAATGTTATAGACGGGTTTTCAAAGAAGGGGAACTTTGAGGAAGTCTTTTTTGTGTGGTTCTGCATGAGTGAGCATGAGGTCAAACCCGATGTAGTGACATGCAGTGCCCTTCTCAATGGATACTGTAAGAAACATCAAATGGAACAAGCCAATGTTTTATTTCGCAAGATGCTTGATATTGGATTACATCCAGACCTGATACTGTATAACACTTTGATTCGTGGATTTTGCAGTGTTGGAAGCATTGATGATGCTTGCAACTTGATATGTATGATGGTTGAAAATGGTATCCTTCCCAATAACATTACTCACCGGGCACTTGTCCTTGGGTTCGGAAAAAAGAGGGTTAGGAATCCTGTTTTAGTGGCAGCTCTTAAATTGCAAGAAATTCTTCTCAGATATGGTATTCATGCTGATTTTGATGAATATTTAATACCAGAAAGCTGCACCCATTTTGGAGCATCTTTAGCAAATCAATCTGTAGATTGA